The nucleotide window TACTGCTCGACGCGCTGAATCGGAAGGTCGGGGACGCGATGACGCTCACGGCCCGAATCGACTCGGTGGCGGCGCGCGGCGTGTACGTCACCCGGCGCGGTTTGGTATTGCGGGCCGAAGCGATCGGACACGCGACGGCCGCCGTGAAGGAGCGCTGACGACGCGTGTCGGGGTTTCCCGTGCCCTCGCTCGCTCCGACGGCCGGCCGGGGTTATGATTGGGGACCCCTCGCCTCGCAGGTTCCACCCTTGTTATGAGGGAAATGGAGCAAGAACTTCTCCGTCGACTTCAGCCGGCTCTGGTCGGGCGCTACACGTTCGAGCGGGAGCTCGGGCGCGGGGGCACCGCGGTGGTGTTCCTGGCCCACGACGTCAAGCACGACCGGAAGGTTGCGCTCAAGGTGCTCCTGCCGCAGGTTGCGCAGGCGATCGGCGCCGAGCGGTTCCAGCGGGAGATCACCATCGCCGCCCGGTTGATGCACCCGCACATCCTGCCGCTCCACGATTCCGGGGAGGCCGACGGCCTGTTGTACTATGTGATGCCGTTCGTCCAGGGCGAGTCTCTCCGGGACCGCTTGGGGCGAGAGCAT belongs to Gemmatimonadaceae bacterium and includes:
- a CDS encoding serine/threonine-protein kinase, coding for MEQELLRRLQPALVGRYTFERELGRGGTAVVFLAHDVKHDRKVALKVLLPQVAQAIGAERFQREITIAARLMHPHILPLHDSGEADGLLYYVMPFVQGESLRDRLGREHQLPMNDAIRIGVEVASALAKAHSEGVVHRDIKPENILLQGGYAIVADFGIARAKSATAEHSITQTGLAVGTPTYMSPEQAVGAQDVDGRSDIYSLGCVVYEMLA